The following coding sequences lie in one Flavobacteriales bacterium genomic window:
- a CDS encoding four helix bundle protein → MFDFERLEVYIKAKEYNKSVTKFLRDSKVDRVTHDQLRRASFSIMLNIAEGTGRFTKPDKRNFYVISRGSAFECVAVFDYLQDLELIDKHTFDTFYKVLEELSKMLFALIRNLSKP, encoded by the coding sequence ATGTTCGATTTCGAAAGACTAGAAGTCTATATTAAAGCCAAAGAATACAATAAATCCGTTACAAAGTTTCTCCGAGATTCCAAAGTGGACAGGGTTACACATGATCAATTACGAAGGGCATCCTTTAGTATTATGCTAAACATTGCAGAAGGAACAGGGAGATTTACAAAACCTGATAAACGTAATTTCTATGTTATATCTCGTGGTTCAGCATTCGAGTGTGTCGCTGTTTTCGATTACCTCCAAGATTTAGAATTGATAGACAAGCATACTTTTGATACGTTCTACAAGGTTTTAGAAGAGTTGTCAAAGATGTTGTTTGCTCTAATTCGTAATTTAAGTAAGCCTTGA
- the metG gene encoding methionine--tRNA ligase — protein sequence MKKFSRYTITSALPYANGEVHIGHMAGVYLPADIYARYLRSKGEDVLFIGGSDEHGVPITIKAKKEGITPQDVVDRYHNSIKQTFKDFNISFDVYSRTSAPLHHETSSEFFTDLYNKGVFIEQESEQYYDEANNQFLADRYITGTCPNCKSEGAYGDQCESCGSSLSPKELINPKSALSGAVPILKNTKHWYLPLDKMQPELEKWIDGHKGDWKPNVYGQCKSWLDSGLRPRAVTRDLNWGVKVPVEGADGKVLYVWFDAPIGYISASKEWANEAGKDWKTYWQDEDSKLVHFIGKDNIVFHTIIFPAMLMAQGDYILPENVPANEFLNLENNKISTSRNWAVWLPEYLKDFVGKGDILRYVLCANAPEAKDNDFTWKDFQAKNNNELVAVLGNFLNRAVVLTHKYYEGKVPERGELNQQDQDVLDQLAKFPSIIGEKIEKYRFKEALFEVISLARLGNKYLADTEPWKLVKEDEEKVKTIMNIALQISASLAVVLEPFLPESAAKMNNLLGLENKVWADAGDSDLLPGSHQINKAEILFPKIEDEEIEAQMKRLEDIKIENKAMEDAKAKEEAMEEKSIEKSEIKPEVAFDDFMKMDIRVATVLECEKVEKADKLLKFLLDTGIDQRIVVSGIAEHYAPEDLVGKQVSVLMNLAPRKIRGVVSQGMILSAENADGSLKLISPYVEVDNGAQIG from the coding sequence ATGAAGAAATTTTCAAGATATACGATTACTTCTGCACTTCCATATGCAAATGGCGAAGTGCACATAGGGCATATGGCTGGTGTTTATTTGCCGGCAGACATTTATGCGCGCTATTTACGTTCGAAAGGAGAGGACGTTTTGTTTATCGGAGGCTCGGATGAGCATGGTGTTCCAATCACTATTAAAGCAAAAAAAGAAGGTATTACTCCTCAAGATGTAGTGGATAGATATCATAATAGTATCAAGCAAACTTTCAAGGATTTCAATATTTCGTTTGATGTTTATTCAAGAACATCTGCTCCATTACATCATGAAACATCTTCTGAGTTTTTCACTGACTTATATAATAAAGGAGTTTTCATTGAACAAGAAAGCGAACAATATTATGATGAGGCGAACAACCAGTTTTTAGCAGATAGATACATTACGGGTACATGTCCGAATTGTAAATCGGAAGGAGCATATGGGGATCAATGCGAAAGTTGTGGTTCTTCGTTAAGTCCAAAAGAATTGATTAATCCGAAGTCGGCATTAAGTGGGGCGGTTCCTATCTTGAAGAATACCAAGCATTGGTATTTGCCTTTAGATAAGATGCAGCCCGAGTTAGAAAAATGGATTGACGGCCATAAAGGAGATTGGAAACCTAATGTTTACGGACAATGTAAATCGTGGTTAGATTCTGGACTTAGACCGAGAGCCGTTACAAGAGATTTGAATTGGGGAGTAAAAGTTCCTGTTGAGGGAGCAGATGGTAAAGTTCTATACGTTTGGTTCGATGCACCGATAGGATATATAAGTGCTTCGAAAGAATGGGCAAACGAAGCTGGAAAAGATTGGAAAACTTACTGGCAAGATGAGGATTCGAAGTTGGTTCACTTTATAGGCAAAGACAACATTGTATTTCATACCATTATTTTCCCAGCCATGTTAATGGCACAAGGAGATTACATACTTCCAGAAAATGTACCTGCTAATGAGTTCTTGAATTTAGAGAACAACAAGATTTCTACTTCTAGAAACTGGGCAGTATGGTTGCCAGAGTATTTGAAAGACTTTGTTGGCAAAGGCGATATTTTACGATATGTGCTTTGTGCAAATGCTCCGGAAGCAAAAGACAACGATTTTACCTGGAAAGATTTTCAGGCAAAAAACAACAATGAGCTCGTAGCTGTTTTAGGAAATTTCTTAAACCGAGCAGTTGTGCTAACTCACAAATATTACGAGGGTAAAGTTCCAGAAAGAGGAGAATTAAATCAGCAAGACCAAGATGTTTTGGATCAGTTGGCTAAGTTCCCAAGTATTATTGGTGAGAAGATTGAAAAGTATAGATTCAAAGAAGCCCTCTTTGAAGTTATCAGTTTAGCCCGTTTAGGTAATAAGTATTTGGCCGACACAGAGCCATGGAAGTTGGTTAAGGAAGATGAAGAGAAGGTAAAAACAATCATGAATATTGCACTTCAGATTAGTGCAAGTTTGGCGGTTGTATTGGAACCCTTCTTACCAGAATCTGCCGCTAAGATGAATAATCTTTTAGGCTTAGAAAATAAAGTTTGGGCTGATGCAGGAGATTCGGATTTGCTTCCAGGCAGCCACCAAATCAACAAAGCAGAAATTCTATTCCCTAAGATTGAGGATGAAGAGATTGAAGCTCAAATGAAAAGATTAGAAGACATTAAAATAGAGAACAAAGCGATGGAAGATGCTAAAGCTAAAGAAGAAGCAATGGAAGAAAAGTCGATAGAGAAATCGGAGATTAAACCTGAAGTTGCGTTTGATGATTTCATGAAAATGGATATCCGTGTTGCAACAGTTTTGGAATGCGAAAAAGTTGAAAAGGCAGATAAGCTTTTGAAGTTCTTATTGGATACAGGTATTGATCAGCGCATTGTTGTTTCTGGAATCGCAGAACATTACGCTCCAGAAGATTTGGTTGGTAAACAAGTAAGCGTTTTAATGAATTTGGCTCCTCGTAAAATTAGAGGAGTTGTTTCTCAAGGAATGATATTAAGTGCCGAAAATGCAGACGGTAGTCTGAAGTTAATCTCTCCTTATGTGGAGGTTGATAATGGTGCTCAGATAGGATAA